The Thermasporomyces composti region GCCTGGTGTCTGACGTCCTTCCGGCTGGGGTCCTTCACGACGGTCGTGACGCGCCGATCGCCGACCTGGGCGCCACCCCAGGAGAACCTGCCCAGCACCCGGCCGAGCGCGCTGATCGGGAACACCAGCCGGTACATGTGGTACTTGATGTAGAAGTCGCCCGGGAAACCAGTGCCGGTGAACTGGGGCTCGTCCCAGCTGCCGTCCTCCCGTTGTGTCTCCACCAGCCAGGAGATGCCCCGCCAGACTTCTTCGGAATCCCCCTCACCGGCCGCGTGGAGCGCCAGCAGTGCCCAGGCGGTCTGGGAGGGCGTCGAGGCGCCAACACCGCGCCAGCGCGGGTCGTCGTAGGAGCGCAGGTCCTCGCCCCATCCGCCGTCGTCGTTCTGGTGGTCCTTGAGCCAACGGACGGCGGCCTGGATCGCCCGATGGTGACGCGGCAGCCCGGCCGCCACGAGCGCTGGCACCACCGCTCCAGTGCCGTAGATGTGGTTGGCGCCCCAGCGACCGAACCAGGAGCCGTCCGACTCTTGCTGGTCAAGCAGCCACTGCACGGCCCGCCGCACACAGTGCTCCTTGGCCAGGCCTTCGTTGGCGAACATCTCGACGATGTGGGCGGTGACGTCGGCACTCGGGGGGTCGATGACGGCGCCGAAGTCGCAGAACGGCAGCTCGTACGCCAGCTCGCGGGTGTTGTCGGCGTCGAAGGCGCCCCAACCGCCGCACCGGCTCTGCATGGCGCGAAGCCAGGCCAAGGCCCGGCCGACGGCGTCGTCGACCTCCGGTGCGGCCGCCGTGCGGCGCAGCGCCAGGACCACCTCGGCCGTGTCGTCGGTGTCGGGATAGCCGTCGTTGTCGAACTCGAACGCCCAACCACCCGCCGGCGCGTTCGGACGGCGAACGGCGTAGTCGCCGCGTACCCGGACCTCCTCACCGAGCAGCCAGTTCCGCGCGCGGACCATCTCCGGGGCGTCGCTGGGCACGCCGGCGTCGCCCAGCGCGATGACGGAGAGCGCGGTGTCCCACACGGGGGACTGGCACGCCTCGATGCGGCGGGTCCGTCCCTCGGGTGTGTCCTCGTAGAGCGTGAAGCGTTCCCAGCCGCGCAGGCCGGTGGCGAGGACCGGATGGTCGAGGGGGTAGCCCAGGGCGTGCAGCGCCATGAGCGAGTAGACCCAGGGCGGTTGGATGCCTCCCCACGAGCCATCCCGCTCCTGACGGGCGATGATCCATTCCGCGCACCGGCGCAGGGCCTGCCGGCGCAGCGGACCGAACGCGTGGCGCTCGTAGCCGTGCAGGATCCGGTCGAGGGCTTGGAACGCCGCCCGCCAGCTCACCGGTCGCACCGGGCGGCGGGGCGCTCGGCCGAGCCGCAGCTCTGCGGTGCTCACGCCGAGGTTCCGGCGTGGCCGTAGCGCGCCGAGGATGGTCAAGGGAACGATGGTCTGGCGGGCCCAGCACGCCCAGTCGTAGACGTTGAACGGGGCCCAGCTGGGCAAGAAGATCAGCTCCGGTGGCAGGGCGGGGACGTCGTCCCAGCTCCACTCCCCGAACAAGGCGAGCCATAGGCGGGTGAAGACACGTGTGGCCTCCAGGCCGCCGTTGGCCAGGACGAACTCACGCGCCAGCCGCATGTGAGGTGCGTCGGGGTCGTCGCCGGCGAGCTTCAACGCGATGTAGGCCTCGGCGGTCGTCGACAGGTCGCCCGGCCCGAGCCAGTACGTGGCCCACGAGCCGTCCGCGCGCTGCTGGCTGCGGATCCAGCGGGCGGTCTGCTCGGTCTGCTCGGGGGTGCGGATGCCGAGGAACTGCCGCATCAGCAGGTCCTCGGCGTCCATGGTCACGTTCGTGTCCAGCGCGCCCTTCCACCAGCCCTCCGGGTGTTGTTGGTCGAGCAGGTGGCGGACAGCCCGGTCGAGAGCGTCGTGGGCTCGTTCCCGGCGATCTGACCAGGCGGTGAGGTCATCGGTCGTGGTCATGTCCTGTCTCCTCAGTGGTCCCGGACCCGCAGCCGGTGGGCCAGGGCCGTGAGTTCGGCGTGGACGACGGGTGGCAGGTCCAGGCCGTCGAGCACCTCGACGGCGGCGCTGATCTGCCGGTCAACCTCGGCTTGCGTCCAGGTCCGCCCGCCCGCGCTTTCCACCAGGTGGGCGGCACGTTCGAGATCGGGGCCGGTCAACGGGATGGGCTCGGCGTACAGCTCGCGGAGTTGGCGGCCGGGCGGATCGTTCGAGGACAAGGCCACCACGACGGGCACCGTCTTCTTGCGGGCGCGCAGATCGGACAGTACCGGCTTGCCGGTGACCGCCTGGTCGCCCCAGATGCCCAGCAGGTCGTCGGTGAGCTGGAAAGCCATGCCGAGGTGGTCGCCGTAGGTTGCGAGTCCTTCGACGACGTGCTCCGGCGCTCCGGCGAGCACCGCGCCGAGGGAAGCCGAGCAGGAGAACAGCGCGGCCGTCTTGTCGGCGGCCATCGCGAGGCACTCGGGAAGCGTGACGTCGTCGCGCTTCTCGAAGGCCACGTCGGCGCTCTGTCCGGCGATGAGGCGTCGAACCGTCGCGCTGAGCCGCGAGACGGCGGCCGGGGCGGTGGCCGATCCCACGTCGCCGAGGACCTCGAGGGCGAGCGTGAGCATCGCGTCGCCGGCCAGGATGGCCTCGGCGACACCGAAGCGAGCCCAGACGGTCGGTCGATGGCGCCGTTCGGTGTCGCCGTCGATCACGTCGTCGTGCAGCAGTGAGAAGTTGTGGACCAGCTCGCAGGCGACCGCTGCGGGGACTCCTTGCTCAACGGGCACGCCGGCCGCCTGGGCGGACAGCAACGCCAGCGTGGGACGCAGGGCCTTGCCGCCATGACGGGCTGGCGGCAGGGACCTGCCGTCGGCGTCCCACAGGCCGAGGTGGTAGCCGCAACAGTGGCGCGTGTGCGGATCCAGGCGATCGAGGGCGGCCCGCAAGGCCTGGTCGACGAGCTCGCGCGGTCCAGCGGTCGGGCTCATGGCAGGGCCTCCGTGAGTGCGTCGTGAGGCGCGCGGTCGTAGCGGTCCAGCAGGTCCGCCGCGCGGAGGCCGCTCCGTACGGCGCCTTCCATCGTGTCTGGCCAACCGGTGCGCGTCCATGCTCCGGCGAGGACCAGCCCGGGCACCTGCGTCAGAGGAAGTGGACGCAAGGACGCGGTACCCGGCCGTTGACGAAACGTCGCGTGCGGCTCGCGCGTGACGAACGCGTCGAGGAGGCGAGCGGCGCGGGCCTGCGGGAACAGGTCGGCGAGGGCGGCTGTGAACGCTCGGACAAGGACTTCCGTCGGTTTGTCCACCTGGTCGGACGCCGCAGACAGCGACACCACGAGGTACTGCCCGCGGCGGGCTCCGGCCGCGAGCGTTCGGTCGAAGACCCACTGGACGGGCGAGTCGAGGGCGGCCGCGAACGGCAGGTTCGTGACTCGTCGATCGTAGTGCAAGTGGACGTTGACGATCGGCGAGGAACCCAGGTCCGCCCAACGGTGTCGGTCGGGTGCCGCCTCGGTGGGCACGAGCTGGCTCGCCGCCTGGTGCGGGACCGCGACGACGACGGCGCGAGCCAGGCACTCGTCGCGTCGCGTCCTCAGCACGAACCTCGCGCCGTCGACGGCGATCCGCTGCACCTTGGTGCTGGTGTGGAGGCGGACGCCGAGCCGGTCGAGCAGCCGGCTCGCAGGGTCAGCGTGCAACTGGCGCAGGCTGGTCGCGGGAATGCCGAGGTCGGCGGCGTCCGCCTGCTCGAGGAGCCCGGTGCGGAAGACGCGTGCCGCCAGGGCCAGTGACGCCTGGTCTGGGGGTACGTTGAGCGCCGCCACGGAGATGAGCGCCCACAGTCGTTCGATCGCGCGCTCGGATTGCCGTCTCCGCCGGAGCCATGGACCGAACGCCACCCGATCAGCACTCGAGTCATCGGGGTCGACGGTCCGTAGCGCGGCGGCCGCGGTCGCTGCGAGCGCGCGTTCTCGGACTGTCAAGGGGGAGTAGCGCGCGAGCCCGCTCGCGAGATGGAGTGGCGCCGGTGCCCACGTGCCACGGCGCAGCCACGCCGTCCGAAGCGGACCGTCCGGGCGCGGACGGTGGAGCACCGGGATGGCGAACCGCTCTTGGATGGGGGCCAGGTGGCTCGTGCCGAGGCGCTCGAGCAGCTGTCGGTAGGACTGGTAACACCGCAGGAAGACGTGCTGGCCAGTGTCGACACTGAGCTCGCCCCGCTGGAACGAGTACGTCGCTCCGCCCAGGTGGGATCGCGCCTCGAACAAGATGACGGGGACGCCGCGATCAGCGAGGTGGAGAGCGGCGCTGATCCCGGCGAGGCCACCGCCGACGACAGCGACCGGTAGGTCGGTGGCAGGTGCTCCGCTCACGCATCCCCCCAGACGAGGGCGCGGACCGCGACCGCGGCCTTCTCTCGCGGGGTGAGGGAGACCCGCGTGGTTCGACACAGGTCGGGCTCGCTGTGGATACGGGCGAGCAGACGGTGGTAGATCCCCGCCATCGTGGCGGTGCAGGCGCGGCTGCGCCGGTCCAGGTAGGGGAGGAGCGTCAACCCGCGGGTGTACCACGCCTCGGCACGCTCGGCTTCGAATCGCACGAGCTTCGTGAACCCTGGAGGGTCGACGAGCCGCCCCTGGGTGTCGATGTCGAGCCGGCAGCCGAATCGGTCGAGGTCCTCCGCCGGCAGGTAGATGCGATTGCGTCGCCGGTCCTCCCGAAGGTCGCGCAGGATGTTGGTGAGCTGGAGGGCGATCCCGAGAGTGTCGGCGAGCGGCTCAGCGGTCGCCCGGTCCTCTGGGTCGAAGACGCCGAGCGAGAGCCGACCGACCGAGCCGGCGACGCAGCGGCAGTACCACTCGAGGTCGGCGAACGTCTTGTATCGGCGGCCGCGCACGTCAGCCTCACAGCCTTCGAGGAGCTCCTCGAAGGCTGTGAGGGGAATGGGAAAGCGGCGGGCCGCGTCCGCGAGCGCGACGAGCACCGCGTCGCTCGCGTTCCTGCCGCGCGGTGGGCCGTCCTGAAGCTCGTGGATCTGCTCGCGGAGCCGGGCGAGCTGGGCGAGCTTGCGTTCGGCGGGGAACGGGCCGTCACCCACGTCGTCGATGCGCCGCGCCGTCGCGTACACCGCCGAGAGCGCGCGTCGCTTGGCTGGCGGTAGGAGGCGGATTCCGTAGGAGAAGTTGCGCGCCTCGCGACGGGTGATCGCCTCGCATTCGGCGTAGGCCGTTGAAATGTTCATCCCCACCCTCTTATCACGCTTCGTATCCAGGCGCTCGCGATCTGGCGCGATGTTGGTTTGGGTACCCGCGAGAGCGGGTCGTAGTCGCTTCGGCGGAGGGCGGCGGCGGCCGCCCGTCCACCCGCGATGTAGCCGGACACCGCCAGCCTCGCCCGCCCGGACAGACCGGCCACCAGGGCGGCTCCGGCGTCCAGCCACGCCTCGGCGCGTCGCGTCTCGAACGCGATGAGTGCGCGGAGCTGGCTGGTCGCCGTCGGGCGAGCGAGGTCCTCCTCGGCGACGCCGAAGCGGCGCAGGTCCTCCTGCGGGAGGTAGACCCGACCGCGTCGGTAGTCCTCCGCCACGTCCTGCCAGTGCTCGAGCAGCTGCAACGCCGTGCAGACGCGGTCCGACAAGGCGATGCGCTCCGGCGTGGCACGGCCGAAGATGTGCAAGACGAGCTCGCCCACCGGATTGGCGGACAGCCGGCAGTACGCGAGCAGGTCGTCGAAGGTCTCGTAGCGGGTGACCTGTTGGTCCCACCGATTCGCCTCGATGAGCCGCAGCAGTGGGTCCGCCGGCAGCCGACGGCGTGCGATCGTCGAGGCGAGGGCCGCGACCACCGGATCGGTCGGCTCGCGGCGCTCCTCGTACAGGCCGCGCACGTCGGCCTCGATCCGGTCGAGCGCCGACAGGCGGTCACCCGCCCACTCGTCGCCGAGGTCGTCGACATGCCGTGCGTAGCGGTAGAGCGCCCGCAGGTCTTCCCTGATGCGCGGGGGTAGGAGGCGCAGCGCGACAGGGAAGTTCTCCCCGCTGGCCTTTTCGATCGGGTCTCCGCCGGGGGCCGTGGGGGCCGACCACTGGGCGGGGACGGCGTCGGACGACTGGTCGGACATGCGCGAACCCTCCTCGGTCCCCCTTTCCCCGAATCCGAGGATGGCTCGTCATGCGCGGTCGAAAAATCGTCGTGCGAGTCCGAAAATTGTCAGGCCGGCCCGGCGGAGCGGCCGATCCGCAGCTCGCGCAGGCTCGCCCACACGTCGGTGAGCGCCGAGACGCGCAGCAGGGTGAGCACGCCCAGGTAGGTGGCCAGGCAGACGGAGCCGGAGACGCCGAGCGCCAACAGCGCCTCGGGCCACCCAGGGCGTGCGGGCAGCGGCTGTTGCGCCAGCCACCCCGCCACCGCGGCGACACTCGCGGCGGTGACGACCCCCATCGTGGTCCGTACCAATGGCCCCAGGGCCACCGCGCGGTGTCGGCGGGCGGTGAGCACGCTCATCGTGGTGGCGGCGAAGACGACCGAGATGGAGGTCGACAGCGCCAGGCCTACCACGCCGTACCGCATGCCGAGTGTCAGGTCGCCCACGACGTTGAGCGCCATCGCGCCGAGCGCGCTCAACACCGGTGTGCGGCTGTCACCGACGGCCAGACAGGTCCGGGCGACCACCTCACGAACCGCGAGACCGGCGAGCGCGACGGAGTACGTGGCGACGGCCAGGGAGGTCAGCTCGACCGCCCGGGCGTCGAAGTTGCCCCGCGCGAAGAGGAGGACGACGATCGGCCGAGCGGCCACCGCGAGCACGACCACGACGGGGCTGATCAGCACGACCACGACGCCGAGGACTCGCCTGGTCGCCTCCCGCAGCTGGTCACGGCGTTCCGGGGTGCCGAGGGTGCTGAACGCGGGGAACAGCGTGGTCGTGAACGCGGTGACCATCACCACCTCGGCGAGCGTCACGATGCGCCAGCCGTAGCTCAGCGAGGCGATCGTCCCCGCCCCCTGCGCCGACCCGACCGCCCGGTCGACCATGGTGTTGACGTTGACGATCGCGCTGCCGAGGAGCAGTGGCGGCACCAGCCGGAGCATCTCGCGGAAGCCGGGGTCACGCAGACGGAACGACGGCCGCAGTCGCAACCCGATGGCGCGCACGGCCGGTAGCTGGACCAGGAAGCGAGCCGCCGAGCCGGCGACGAAGCCGCAAGCCAGCGCGGCGGCGCCGAAGGTGCCGCCGAACACGCCGACCGCGGTGATCATGACCAGGTTGAAGGGGATGCCCTGGAAACCGGCCCAGAAGAACCGCTGGTGCGCGTGGGCGGCGGAGGCGAGCAAGTTGGTCCCGGAGACGAAGACGGTGGCCGCCAGGACGATCCGCGTCAGGCGGACCGCCTCCTCCATCGTCGCCCCCTCGAAGCCGGGCGCGAGGACCGTGAGCACAGGTCGGGCGGCGACCGCCATCAGCACCGAGCCGAGGACGAGGACCGTCATGGCCACCGTCAGCGCGACACGGACCGTGCGGTGGCCGGCGTCCGTGCGCCCCGCGTCGACCGCGCGGGAGACGGGAGGGACGAGGGCGCGGGCCATGGCGCCGCTGATCAGCCCGAGGACCACGTTCATCAGTCCTTGGGCAACGAGGAAGGCATCGACCTCAGCGGACGCGCCGAAGACCGCCGCCATGATGGCGTCCCGCGCGAAGCCCAGCACCTGGCTCAGCGCGGTGAGGCACATGAGCAGCACGGAGGAGCGGACCAGCGCCCGCCGGGTCGTGCTCACCGATGTCCTCAGGCGCGGACGTCACGTCGGGGGACGCCGGGCTGAGAGGAACGCGGCCGCCTCACCGACGTCTCCTCGACGACTCGGCCCGACGCTTGCCTGGGGGTGGCCGTGTGCGGCGCGGGCAGGTACGGCAGGACGAGCGTGAAGCGGGCGCCCGAGCCGGGTACGGAGTCGAGCACGACGTGCCCGCCGTGAGCGCGGGCGATCGCGTGGACGATCGCCAGACCGAGGCCGGAACCCTCCGGCGCTCGTGTCGTGCCACGTCGAGATCGCCGGAAGATCCGACTCGTGTCGTCGTCCGGCACGCCAGGACCAGTGTCGCGCACCCAGAGGCGGACCGTCTTCGCGTCGACTCGGGCGCCGAACGCGATCGTGTCCCCTGGCGAGGTCACCTTGACCGCGTTGCGGGCGAGCTCCAACAACGCCTGGGTCAACCGCTGGCCGTCCGCGAACACCACCGCCTCGGACCGAGCGTCCACGTCCCAGGCGCGGTCACCGAGCGCCCGCGCTTTGTCGAGGACGTCGTCGAGCAGGAGTTCCACGTCGACGCCGGTCGGCTCGAGGAAGCCGGGGCGTTCGGCGCTGGCGAGTGTCTTGAGGTCCTCGACGAGACGAGTCATCCGGTCCAGCTCACCGAGCAGCAACGTCCGGGTCCTGTTCACCTCGGTCTGGTCGTCGACCCGAAGCAGTTCCAGGTGTCCACGCATGATCGTGATCGGTGTCCGCAGCTCGTGACCCACGTCCTCCAAGACATGAGTCGGTCCAGTGGTGCCGAGAATCCGTCCGACGATCGGCCAGGCGAGCGCCCCGGTCAGGCCGAGCCCGAGCAGGGCCGCCACAGCGAACGGCGGCGCGAGCGGGATCGCGACCCCGATCGAGAACGGAGAATGGGCCGGCGTCACGATACCCGCCTTCGCGACGACATAGGCCGTGATCGCGGTCGTCATCGTCGCCAGAGCAGCGAACCCGACGATCAAGCCCACGAACCGGACACGCGTGCGCGAGGTGGCGTCACGTCGTGCCCTGGTCAAGACCATTCCCCGTTCGGCGGTTGATCGGATGCCGACCGAGCCGATTATTCCCACTTCGGTCCGGAAATGTTCCACCAATCGCGTTGGCTTGGTAGGAGGTCGTTCGATGAGCCGAATCCTCGTCGTCGAAGACGAGCCCGCGATCTCGGACTTCGTGGTGCGAGGCTTGCGGGAGCACGGGTTCGCCGCTGCGGCCGTCACCAATGGGGCGGCGGCTCTCCACCACGCGGCCACCGGTGAGTTCGACCTGCTCCTGCTCGACATCGGACTTCCGGACCGAGACGGGTTCTCCGTCATCCGACAGCTCCGCGCCAGCCGGAACGACATTCCCGTCGTCGTCCTCAGCGCTCGTGACTCGGTGACCGACACGGTGAAAGGGCTGGAGATCGGAGCGGACGACTACGTCTGCAAGCCGTTCCGGTTCGAGGAGCTCCTCGCTCGCATCCGATTACGTCTTCGCGACGCTCGGATGTCGTCGGGCATGCTCATGCGGAATGGCGAGCTGGTCCTCGACTTGCGCACCCGCCGCGCGTACGTCGACGGCCGGACCGTCGAGCTCACCACTCGTGAGTTCCTCCTCGCCGAGCTGTTCTTCCGCCGGCCCGGTGAGGTGATCTCCCGAGAGGAGCTTCTGTCGCACGTGTGGGGTTACGACTTCGACCCCGGCTCGAACGTCGTCGACGTCTACATCCGCTACCTGCGGCGCAAGATCGGCGCGGAGCACATCGAGACCGTCCGCGGGGTCGGATACCGGCTGGTCCGACGATGAGAGATCTCTCATCGTCGCGACATCGTGCTCTCCGCGCGTGGGAATGAATGCCGAGGGGAAGGCAGACAGTGATTTCCGTCGGTCGAGCCACGGGGGTGTTCCATTTCCACTCACGGGACTTCTCAGCAAGAGACCTCTGAGACACCGCGCTGGTCGACGATCACCGTCGACGGCCAGTGCTTCCAGCGGCTGCCGATTCGCACGCACTGGCTCTCCGAGCACGACGACCTCGCTGAGGTCTTGCTCACGTACGGCACCGAGCGTCGGCCTGGCGACACGGTGGTGATCAGCGAGAAGATCGCGCTGCTGCTCACCGACAGGACGATCCCCGCTGATCCCACGCGCGTGCAGGCGGATGCCCGATGGCTGTGTCGTTTCGTGCGGCCTCGCCCCGACTCCCTTGGGTTGGCGCAGCCTGTCAAGATGCAGTGGGTGATCGACACCCTGGGTCGCCCCCGGGTCTACGCCGCGGCGGCGGCTGCCGCTCTCACCCGGCCGTTCGGCATCCGTGGTGGGTTCTACCGGGTAGCCGGGCCAGCCGCCCGGGACATCGACGGTGGGCGTCCACCCTACGAGCACCTGCTGTTCCCGCCGTTCGACGTGGCTGAGGCGACCGAGCTCTGCGAGGAGCTCGCCGCCAAGCTCGAGGTGGGTGTCGCGATCGTCGACATCAACGACTACGGCGGCACGATCCGCGCGCGCTCGGCGGGAGCGCTACCGGAGCGGACCCTGCTCGGTGCGCTCGCCGACAACCCCATGCGACAGCGGCGCACCGGCACGCCGCTGGCCTTGGTCCGCCCGGTCCTGTAAGTCGCGTCCCAGGTCCCGTTCCGTCACCAGCTCACGGCCGGTCCGGCTCGGCTTGCCCTGGAGGCTGGGGTGGCCGGCGCTGCTCCGACCGGTTCCGCCAGGGCTCCGGGGTCGTTCTCGGACCGGGTTGCCCCGCGAGCCGCGCGGGCGTGGGGCTCTCAGGCCGGCCGGGCGGGGTGGTCGTGGACCGTCCCCACACCGGCCTGGCTGCGGCCTGGGCAAGCGTCCCTTGGTCCCGTGTGGGCCGCCCATGCGCGGGACGTCCCTGAGCCGGCCGACCCTGGGCCAGCCGACCCTGGGCCAGCTGACTCTGGGCTGGCCGACTCTGGGTCGGCCGGCTCGGAGCCGCCCGACCCGCACGGTCTTGAGCGGGGCGCCCCGGTCCCGATCGAGTGGCGTGGGTCAACAGGCGGTCGTCGGCGGTGCCGTCGATGACCTGATGAGCCAGCACGGCCAGGCGCATCTGGTTGCTGCGGGCAAAGCCGCGCAGGATGGTGAACGCCTCGTCGATGGGGATCCCACGTCGCTCGGCGAGAATGCCCTTGGCCTGCTCGATGACGAGCCGACTGTCGAGCGCGCGTTGCAGCTGCTGGGCGAGCGTCTCGGCCTGCCGTCGGCGACGTTCACGCACGAGGGTGATCGCCGCGACGCGCGCCAGGGTCTCGGCGAGCCGGCCGTCGGTGTCGCCGTCGTCGCCTGTCCCCTCGTAGTAGAGCTCGACCGCTCCGAGCACCTGGGTGTCGTAGCGGAGCGGCCACGCCCGCACCGACCGGAACCCGAGGCGACGGGCGTGTGAGGCGAAGTCGGTCCAGTGAGGCGGCGCGGCGTCCAGGTCGGGGCAGGTCACCGGGCTGGTGGACCGGACGGCGTCGTGTCCCGGCCCCTGGTCGTCCGGAGGGCTGAGCAGCGCGGACACCCGCTCTCGCGCGGCGGTCGACGGGACCGCGTCGAGGTGGCCGTGGTCGTCGGCGAGCCGAACGATCGCGGCGGCGGCGCGTAGCAGCTCCACGGCGGTGTCGGCGAGCCGGCCGGAGAACGTTCCCACCTCGAAGTCTGGAACCAGCGTGTCGGAGAGCTTGACGAGCGCCTCACTCACCAGGTAGTCACGTGACACATCAACCCCCATGTTCGTTCACCGGGTCGGATCACTGGACGCACGACCAGGCCATCCGGTGTGCTGTGCGGTGGACGCGAGGCGGCCACCACAGTGGGGCCACAGCGGCTCCCACGTGGGCGGTGACGGCGGCGCGGGCCATGCTCCACGTGGTCTGGGGGCCGCTCACGTGGTCTCGCTCCCACACGTGGCCTCCGTCCCGTGCCACCAGCACCTGTCGCACATATACCCACGGGAGCGC contains the following coding sequences:
- the shc gene encoding squalene--hopene cyclase; its protein translation is MTTTDDLTAWSDRRERAHDALDRAVRHLLDQQHPEGWWKGALDTNVTMDAEDLLMRQFLGIRTPEQTEQTARWIRSQQRADGSWATYWLGPGDLSTTAEAYIALKLAGDDPDAPHMRLAREFVLANGGLEATRVFTRLWLALFGEWSWDDVPALPPELIFLPSWAPFNVYDWACWARQTIVPLTILGALRPRRNLGVSTAELRLGRAPRRPVRPVSWRAAFQALDRILHGYERHAFGPLRRQALRRCAEWIIARQERDGSWGGIQPPWVYSLMALHALGYPLDHPVLATGLRGWERFTLYEDTPEGRTRRIEACQSPVWDTALSVIALGDAGVPSDAPEMVRARNWLLGEEVRVRGDYAVRRPNAPAGGWAFEFDNDGYPDTDDTAEVVLALRRTAAAPEVDDAVGRALAWLRAMQSRCGGWGAFDADNTRELAYELPFCDFGAVIDPPSADVTAHIVEMFANEGLAKEHCVRRAVQWLLDQQESDGSWFGRWGANHIYGTGAVVPALVAAGLPRHHRAIQAAVRWLKDHQNDDGGWGEDLRSYDDPRWRGVGASTPSQTAWALLALHAAGEGDSEEVWRGISWLVETQREDGSWDEPQFTGTGFPGDFYIKYHMYRLVFPISALGRVLGRFSWGGAQVGDRRVTTVVKDPSRKDVRHQATTDRRRGPHEPA
- the hpnE gene encoding hydroxysqualene dehydroxylase HpnE, which produces MSGAPATDLPVAVVGGGLAGISAALHLADRGVPVILFEARSHLGGATYSFQRGELSVDTGQHVFLRCYQSYRQLLERLGTSHLAPIQERFAIPVLHRPRPDGPLRTAWLRRGTWAPAPLHLASGLARYSPLTVRERALAATAAAALRTVDPDDSSADRVAFGPWLRRRRQSERAIERLWALISVAALNVPPDQASLALAARVFRTGLLEQADAADLGIPATSLRQLHADPASRLLDRLGVRLHTSTKVQRIAVDGARFVLRTRRDECLARAVVVAVPHQAASQLVPTEAAPDRHRWADLGSSPIVNVHLHYDRRVTNLPFAAALDSPVQWVFDRTLAAGARRGQYLVVSLSAASDQVDKPTEVLVRAFTAALADLFPQARAARLLDAFVTREPHATFRQRPGTASLRPLPLTQVPGLVLAGAWTRTGWPDTMEGAVRSGLRAADLLDRYDRAPHDALTEALP
- a CDS encoding response regulator transcription factor translates to MSRILVVEDEPAISDFVVRGLREHGFAAAAVTNGAAALHHAATGEFDLLLLDIGLPDRDGFSVIRQLRASRNDIPVVVLSARDSVTDTVKGLEIGADDYVCKPFRFEELLARIRLRLRDARMSSGMLMRNGELVLDLRTRRAYVDGRTVELTTREFLLAELFFRRPGEVISREELLSHVWGYDFDPGSNVVDVYIRYLRRKIGAEHIETVRGVGYRLVRR
- the hpnD gene encoding presqualene diphosphate synthase HpnD, which encodes MNISTAYAECEAITRREARNFSYGIRLLPPAKRRALSAVYATARRIDDVGDGPFPAERKLAQLARLREQIHELQDGPPRGRNASDAVLVALADAARRFPIPLTAFEELLEGCEADVRGRRYKTFADLEWYCRCVAGSVGRLSLGVFDPEDRATAEPLADTLGIALQLTNILRDLREDRRRNRIYLPAEDLDRFGCRLDIDTQGRLVDPPGFTKLVRFEAERAEAWYTRGLTLLPYLDRRSRACTATMAGIYHRLLARIHSEPDLCRTTRVSLTPREKAAVAVRALVWGDA
- a CDS encoding sensor histidine kinase; translated protein: MTTAITAYVVAKAGIVTPAHSPFSIGVAIPLAPPFAVAALLGLGLTGALAWPIVGRILGTTGPTHVLEDVGHELRTPITIMRGHLELLRVDDQTEVNRTRTLLLGELDRMTRLVEDLKTLASAERPGFLEPTGVDVELLLDDVLDKARALGDRAWDVDARSEAVVFADGQRLTQALLELARNAVKVTSPGDTIAFGARVDAKTVRLWVRDTGPGVPDDDTSRIFRRSRRGTTRAPEGSGLGLAIVHAIARAHGGHVVLDSVPGSGARFTLVLPYLPAPHTATPRQASGRVVEETSVRRPRSSQPGVPRRDVRA
- the hpnC gene encoding squalene synthase HpnC, coding for MSDQSSDAVPAQWSAPTAPGGDPIEKASGENFPVALRLLPPRIREDLRALYRYARHVDDLGDEWAGDRLSALDRIEADVRGLYEERREPTDPVVAALASTIARRRLPADPLLRLIEANRWDQQVTRYETFDDLLAYCRLSANPVGELVLHIFGRATPERIALSDRVCTALQLLEHWQDVAEDYRRGRVYLPQEDLRRFGVAEEDLARPTATSQLRALIAFETRRAEAWLDAGAALVAGLSGRARLAVSGYIAGGRAAAAALRRSDYDPLSRVPKPTSRQIASAWIRSVIRGWG
- the murJ gene encoding murein biosynthesis integral membrane protein MurJ, whose amino-acid sequence is MSTTRRALVRSSVLLMCLTALSQVLGFARDAIMAAVFGASAEVDAFLVAQGLMNVVLGLISGAMARALVPPVSRAVDAGRTDAGHRTVRVALTVAMTVLVLGSVLMAVAARPVLTVLAPGFEGATMEEAVRLTRIVLAATVFVSGTNLLASAAHAHQRFFWAGFQGIPFNLVMITAVGVFGGTFGAAALACGFVAGSAARFLVQLPAVRAIGLRLRPSFRLRDPGFREMLRLVPPLLLGSAIVNVNTMVDRAVGSAQGAGTIASLSYGWRIVTLAEVVMVTAFTTTLFPAFSTLGTPERRDQLREATRRVLGVVVVLISPVVVVLAVAARPIVVLLFARGNFDARAVELTSLAVATYSVALAGLAVREVVARTCLAVGDSRTPVLSALGAMALNVVGDLTLGMRYGVVGLALSTSISVVFAATTMSVLTARRHRAVALGPLVRTTMGVVTAASVAAVAGWLAQQPLPARPGWPEALLALGVSGSVCLATYLGVLTLLRVSALTDVWASLRELRIGRSAGPA
- a CDS encoding GAF and ANTAR domain-containing protein, whose protein sequence is MGVDVSRDYLVSEALVKLSDTLVPDFEVGTFSGRLADTAVELLRAAAAIVRLADDHGHLDAVPSTAARERVSALLSPPDDQGPGHDAVRSTSPVTCPDLDAAPPHWTDFASHARRLGFRSVRAWPLRYDTQVLGAVELYYEGTGDDGDTDGRLAETLARVAAITLVRERRRRQAETLAQQLQRALDSRLVIEQAKGILAERRGIPIDEAFTILRGFARSNQMRLAVLAHQVIDGTADDRLLTHATRSGPGRPAQDRAGRAAPSRPTQSRPAQSQLAQGRLAQGRPAQGRPAHGRPTRDQGTLAQAAARPVWGRSTTTPPGRPESPTPARLAGQPGPRTTPEPWRNRSEQRRPPQPPGQAEPDRP
- a CDS encoding polyprenyl synthetase family protein — encoded protein: MSPTAGPRELVDQALRAALDRLDPHTRHCCGYHLGLWDADGRSLPPARHGGKALRPTLALLSAQAAGVPVEQGVPAAVACELVHNFSLLHDDVIDGDTERRHRPTVWARFGVAEAILAGDAMLTLALEVLGDVGSATAPAAVSRLSATVRRLIAGQSADVAFEKRDDVTLPECLAMAADKTAALFSCSASLGAVLAGAPEHVVEGLATYGDHLGMAFQLTDDLLGIWGDQAVTGKPVLSDLRARKKTVPVVVALSSNDPPGRQLRELYAEPIPLTGPDLERAAHLVESAGGRTWTQAEVDRQISAAVEVLDGLDLPPVVHAELTALAHRLRVRDH